A single window of Larimichthys crocea isolate SSNF chromosome XII, L_crocea_2.0, whole genome shotgun sequence DNA harbors:
- the ifi30a gene encoding gamma-interferon-inducible lysosomal thiol reductase precursor (The RefSeq protein has 1 substitution compared to this genomic sequence), whose amino-acid sequence MKGPLLLLLTVWLYTQYGDCALLSSCSYPPSKWCSSLQAAVQCGVLKECLLSNFTKSHQKVDKVEVGLYYETLCPGCRQFLSLMLFPTWVMLMDIMDVKLVPYGNAQEKPAGQKYTYECQHGEQECFGNMLETCLLNMTEYAFPIIFCMESSSDVIKSAKNCAEVYAPELKWETLMKCVNGDQGMQLMHQNALATQGLKPPHEYVPWVTVNGEHTEDLQDKAMTSLYTLVCSMYKGPKPPVCGQSQKAYQSRCKKE is encoded by the exons ATGAAGggccctctgctgctgctgcttactGTTTGGTTGTACACTCAGTACGGCGACTGCGCTCTTCTCTCTTCATGCTCCTACCCTCCATCAAAGTGGTGCTCATCTCTGCAAGCTGCTGTCCAGTGCGGG GTTTTGAAGGAGTGCCTCCTGTCCAACTTCACCAAGTCCCACCAGAAAGTAGATAAGGTCGAGGTGGGGCTTTACTATGAGACTCTATGCCCCGGATGCAGACAGTTCCTCAGTCTCATGCTCTTCCCCACCTGGGTCATGCTGATGGACATCATGGATGTTAAACTGGTGCCCTATGGCAATGCACAG GAAAAACCTGCAGGACAGAAGTATACTTACGAGTGCCAGCACGGAGAACAGGAATGTTTTGGCAACATGCTCGAG actTGTTTACTGAACATGACGGACTATGCTTTCCCGATCATCTTCTGTATGGAATCCTCTAGTGATGTCATCAAGTCAGCCAAGAAC tGCGCGGAAGTCTACGCCCCTGAATTGAAATGGGAAACCCTGATGAAGTGTGTGAACGGGGACCAGGGGATGCAGCTGATGCATCAGAATGCCCTGGCAACCCAAGGGCTGAAACCTCCACACGAATATGTGCCCTGGGTGACCGTTAATGGG GAGCACACAGAGGATCTGCAGGATAAGGCCATGACTTCTCTCTACACTCTGGTCTGCAGCATGTACAAG GGCCCCAAGCCTCCAGTCTGTGGCCAGAGCCAGAAAGCGTACCAAAGCCGCTGCAAAAAAGAGTGA